The Polypterus senegalus isolate Bchr_013 chromosome 9, ASM1683550v1, whole genome shotgun sequence genome includes a window with the following:
- the endog gene encoding endonuclease G, mitochondrial → MRALFCSKWLLPGATLALGAGLGSCLTYYSLGGNAAPEAPIRELLRRVPVIPVPQVSAASPEMTPYQSTGITKYGFPGLAHLNSRESYVLSYDPRNRTAYWVIEQLSTERLSGPANRKGSEFREDDSVHVYHRAGNDDYRGSGFDRGHLAAAANHKWSQKAMDDTFYLSNVAPQNPHLNQNAWNNLEKFCRSLTKQHKNVFVCTGPLYLPRMESDGKTYVKYQVLGRNNVAVPTHFFKVVILEKHNGEVELQPYVMPNVPVDEKIPLERFLVPIESIERASGLLFVPNIMKRTNSLRAITAGSK, encoded by the exons ATGCGCGCTCTCTTCTGCTCCAAATGGTTGCTGCCCGGCGCCACCTTGGCTCTCGGCGCCGGCCTCGGCTCCTGCCTGACGTACTACTCGCTCGGCGGCAACGCGGCCCCGGAGGCTCCGATTAGGGAGCTGCTGCGCCGGGTGCCCGTCATCCCCGTGCCGCAGGTGTCCGCCGCGTCCCCGGAGATGACGCCCTACCAGTCCACCGGCATCACGAAGTACGGCTTCCCGGGCCTGGCGCACCTCAACAGCCGGGAGTCCTACGTGCTGTCGTACGACCCGCGCAACCGGACGGCGTACTGGGTGATCGAGCAGCTGAGCACCGAACGACTGAGCGGCCCTGCCAACCGGAAGGGCAGCGAATTCCGCGAGGACGACTCGGTCCACGTGTACCACCGGGCCGGCAACGACGACTACCGCGGCAGCGGCTTTGACCGGGGCCACCTGGCCGCTGCGGCGAACCACAAGTGGAGCCAGAAGGCGATGGACGACACCTTCTACCTGAGCAACGTGGCCCCGCAG AATCCACATTTAAATCAGAACGCTTGGAATAACCTGGAGAAGTTCTGCCGCAGCCTGACCAAGCAGCACAAGAACGTCTTTGTATGCACCGGACCCCTCTACCTGCCACG AATGGAGTCTGACGGGAAGACGTACGTCAAGTACCAGGTCCTGGGCAGGAACAACGTGGCCGTACCCACCCACTTCTTCAAGGTGGTCATCTTAGAGAAGCACAACGGCGAAGTGGAGCTGCAGCCCTACGTGATGCCCAACGTCCCCGTGGATGAGAAGATCCCACTGGAACGCTTCCTGGTGCCCATAGAAAGCATCGAGCGGGCGTCTGGTTTACTGTTTGTACCAAACATCATGAAAAGGACAAACAGCCTGAGGGCAATCACAGCTGGCAGTAAATGA
- the LOC120535046 gene encoding globoside alpha-1,3-N-acetylgalactosaminyltransferase 1-like isoform X1, giving the protein MLCCFVSFRAGKAWLVLLAIFLITFMSYLMRCQWFPRLSTGGLKPRYMRCIENGSAVAHQDEDDVMFSADASESWTSKQPRVLEPRRRDVMTVTPWLAPIVWEGTFNQEVIDRIYRNVNLKVGVTVFAVGKYIRFLHGFLETAEKHLLQGYQVHYYIFTDKPSNVPQVELAPGRALTVVQVTKYARWQEISLRRMEIIKHTIQDWLLQEVNFLYCLDVDMLFHHHWGAEVLGSLVAAIHPGYYKVHRSVFPYERRSTSTAYVPIDQGDFYYAGAMFGGYVKNVLRLTEACHAALLTDRLNAIEAAWQEESHLNRYLLHHKPTKVLSPEYLWDDTKQQPPELKVIRFSTVIKNNAKVRENA; this is encoded by the exons atgttgtgttgttttgtttcttttcggGCAGGTAAAGCCTGGCTGGTGCTGTTGGCCATCTTCCTCATCACCTTCATGTCATACCTGATGAGATGTCAATG GTTCCCTCGCCTCTCTACCGGTGGTCTCAAACCCAGATACATGAGGTGCATTGAGAATGG ATCTGCTGTTGCCCACCAAGATGAAGATGACGTGATGTTCAGTGCAGACGCCTCGGAGAG CTGGACTTCTAAGCAGCCGCGTGTTTTGGAGCCCAG GAGACGAGACGTCATGACAGTGACGCCCTGGCTGGCACCCATCGTCTGGGAAGGGACCTTCAACCAGGAGGTGATCGACAGGATCTACAGGAACGTAAATCTGAAGGTCGGGGTCACCGTCTTCGCTGTGGGAAA GTACATCAGGTTCCTCCACGGCTTCTTGGAGACGGCCGAGAAGCACCTGCTGCAGGGGTACCAGGTGCACTACTACATCTTCACGGACAAGCCCAGCAACGTGCCCCAGGTGGAGCTGGCACCGGGCAGAGCCCTCACTGTCGTTCAGGTGACCAAGTATGCTCGCTGGCAGGAGATCTCCCTCAGGAGGATGGAGATCATCAAACACACaatccaggattggctcctgcaggaGGTGAACTTCCTCTACTGCCTCGACGTGGACATGCTCTTCCACCACCACTGGGGGGCGGAGGTCCTCGGCAGCCTCGTCGCCGCCATCCACCCGGGTTATTACAAAGTGCACCGCAGCGTCTTCCCGTATGAGCGCCGCTCCACCTCTACTGCTTACGTCCCCATAGACCAGGGTGACTTCTACTACGCGGGTGCCATGTTTGGGGGGTACGTGAAAAACGTCCTCAGGCTGACAGAAGCCTGCCACGCGGCCTTGCTCACCGACAGGCTCAACGCTATCGAAGCGGCCTGGCAAGAGGAGAGCCACCTGAACCGATACCTGCTGCACCACAAGCCAACCAAAGTGCTGTCCCCAGAGTACCTGTGGGATGACACCAAGCAGCAGCCCCCCGAACTCAAGGTCATCCGGTTCTCGACAGTCATTAAGAACAACGCTAAAGTCCGGGAAAACGCCTAG
- the LOC120535046 gene encoding globoside alpha-1,3-N-acetylgalactosaminyltransferase 1-like isoform X2: MSYLMRCQWFPRLSTGGLKPRYMRCIENGSAVAHQDEDDVMFSADASESWTSKQPRVLEPRRRDVMTVTPWLAPIVWEGTFNQEVIDRIYRNVNLKVGVTVFAVGKYIRFLHGFLETAEKHLLQGYQVHYYIFTDKPSNVPQVELAPGRALTVVQVTKYARWQEISLRRMEIIKHTIQDWLLQEVNFLYCLDVDMLFHHHWGAEVLGSLVAAIHPGYYKVHRSVFPYERRSTSTAYVPIDQGDFYYAGAMFGGYVKNVLRLTEACHAALLTDRLNAIEAAWQEESHLNRYLLHHKPTKVLSPEYLWDDTKQQPPELKVIRFSTVIKNNAKVRENA, encoded by the exons ATGTCATACCTGATGAGATGTCAATG GTTCCCTCGCCTCTCTACCGGTGGTCTCAAACCCAGATACATGAGGTGCATTGAGAATGG ATCTGCTGTTGCCCACCAAGATGAAGATGACGTGATGTTCAGTGCAGACGCCTCGGAGAG CTGGACTTCTAAGCAGCCGCGTGTTTTGGAGCCCAG GAGACGAGACGTCATGACAGTGACGCCCTGGCTGGCACCCATCGTCTGGGAAGGGACCTTCAACCAGGAGGTGATCGACAGGATCTACAGGAACGTAAATCTGAAGGTCGGGGTCACCGTCTTCGCTGTGGGAAA GTACATCAGGTTCCTCCACGGCTTCTTGGAGACGGCCGAGAAGCACCTGCTGCAGGGGTACCAGGTGCACTACTACATCTTCACGGACAAGCCCAGCAACGTGCCCCAGGTGGAGCTGGCACCGGGCAGAGCCCTCACTGTCGTTCAGGTGACCAAGTATGCTCGCTGGCAGGAGATCTCCCTCAGGAGGATGGAGATCATCAAACACACaatccaggattggctcctgcaggaGGTGAACTTCCTCTACTGCCTCGACGTGGACATGCTCTTCCACCACCACTGGGGGGCGGAGGTCCTCGGCAGCCTCGTCGCCGCCATCCACCCGGGTTATTACAAAGTGCACCGCAGCGTCTTCCCGTATGAGCGCCGCTCCACCTCTACTGCTTACGTCCCCATAGACCAGGGTGACTTCTACTACGCGGGTGCCATGTTTGGGGGGTACGTGAAAAACGTCCTCAGGCTGACAGAAGCCTGCCACGCGGCCTTGCTCACCGACAGGCTCAACGCTATCGAAGCGGCCTGGCAAGAGGAGAGCCACCTGAACCGATACCTGCTGCACCACAAGCCAACCAAAGTGCTGTCCCCAGAGTACCTGTGGGATGACACCAAGCAGCAGCCCCCCGAACTCAAGGTCATCCGGTTCTCGACAGTCATTAAGAACAACGCTAAAGTCCGGGAAAACGCCTAG